From the Anolis sagrei isolate rAnoSag1 chromosome 12, rAnoSag1.mat, whole genome shotgun sequence genome, one window contains:
- the HAX1 gene encoding HCLS1-associated protein X-1: MSVYDLFRGFFGFQGGNRPRDPFFGGITREEDEEDDDEDDEGGPSFGPRGFGSFGGFGFPFGPGGMRFHDAFGFEELFRDFNDLFSDMGAVGLPSRPLEMPGLEAPPPPGDPSLLKRRTLRDSMLKYPDSPGPQGRAVDDGLRPPSPEKKPWPPFQAPGEDLSAPAEIPKEDGDLDSRVRSEGLRTVLPPPSQPRSYFQSVSVTKVVAPDGTVEERRTVRDSQGHEETVVTRRSGAETLLDRPGRPRREEVLGDTPSLLDIFFGRWFR, from the exons GCCCCGCGACCCCTTCTTTGGGGGCATCACAagggaggaggatgaagaggatgatgatgaggatgatgaaggCGGCCCCTCCTTTGGTCCCCGGGGCTTTGGCTCCTTTGGGGGCTTTGGCTTCCCCTTTGGCCCCGGCGGGATGCGCTTCCACGACGCCTTTGGGTTCGAGGAGCTCTTCCGGGACTTCAACGACCTCTTCAGCGACATGGGGGCCGTGGGGCTGCCCTCCCGGCCCTTGG AGATGCCAGGCCTGGAGGCCCCTCCACCACCGGGAGACCCTTCCCTCCTGAAGAGGCGGACGCTGCGGGACTCCATGCTCAAGTACCCGGACAGCCCTGGTCCTCAAGGCAGAGCCGTGGACGATGGGTTGCGTCCTCCGTCTCCAGAGAAGAAGCCCTGGCCTCCCTTCCAGGCG CCGGGAGAGGATCTTTCGGCTCCAGCAGAGATTCCCAAAGAGGATGgag ACCTGGACTCGCGTGTCCGCTCCGAAGGCCTCCGGACGGTCCTCCCGCCTCCTTCCCAGCCCCGCTCCTACTTCCAAAGCGTTTCCGTCACCAAGGTGGTGGCCCCCGACGGG ACGGTGGAGGAGCGCCGGACGGTGCGTGACAGCCAGGGCCACGAGGAGACGGTGGTCACTCGCCGGAGCGGAGCCGAGACCCTTTTGGACCGGCCAG GTCGGCCCCGCAGGGAGGAGGTCCTGGGCGACACGCCTTCCCTCCTGGACATTTTCTTTGGCCGCTGGTTCCGGTAG